From one Chryseobacterium sp. 3008163 genomic stretch:
- a CDS encoding murein L,D-transpeptidase catalytic domain-containing protein — MKVFYFIFLLIVFSSCQNEPKDSVVTNIFQKDKVEEIPKPELDSIKTKKKAEEASAFCKNKKMNEDFCILIDMSLHSGVKRFVVWDFKENKISGKYLVGHGCGNNSWSSDESKDNPTFSNEDGSHLSSLGKYKLSGRGHSDWGINVKYLMHGLEETNNNALKRFIVFHSWNLMSDDETYPKGSPEGWGCPTISNNAMRKLDPIIQKSQKPVLMWIYNE; from the coding sequence GTGAAAGTTTTTTATTTCATTTTCCTGCTTATTGTGTTTTCGTCTTGTCAAAACGAGCCGAAAGATTCTGTCGTTACTAATATTTTTCAGAAAGATAAAGTTGAAGAAATTCCAAAGCCTGAGTTAGATTCCATAAAAACAAAAAAGAAAGCGGAGGAAGCATCAGCATTTTGCAAAAACAAAAAAATGAATGAGGATTTCTGCATTTTGATTGACATGAGTCTTCATTCCGGTGTAAAGCGTTTTGTGGTTTGGGATTTTAAAGAAAACAAAATTTCAGGAAAATATTTGGTCGGTCATGGCTGCGGAAACAATTCGTGGAGTAGTGACGAATCGAAAGACAATCCGACATTCAGCAATGAAGACGGAAGTCATCTTTCATCTTTAGGGAAATATAAATTGTCAGGCAGAGGCCACAGCGATTGGGGAATCAACGTCAAATATCTGATGCACGGATTAGAAGAAACCAATAATAATGCTTTAAAACGGTTTATTGTTTTTCATTCTTGGAATCTGATGAGTGATGATGAAACATATCCTAAAGGTTCTCCGGAAGGTTGGGGCTGCCCGACAATTTCTAATAATGCGATGCGGAAATTAGACCCTATCATTCAGAAATCTCAAAAACCGGTGTTGATGTGGATTTATAATGAATAA
- a CDS encoding HAD-IA family hydrolase, translated as MNIQLLVLDMAGTTIDEDNVVYKTLTKAVNDYGYEVTLDKVLEICAGMEKAEAIKNLLENIGGNTEDTEAIFENFSDELALAYNDFNVKPIAGVEEFLLKVKSKDKKVVLNTGYTQKIAQQLLTKLNWKIDVHYDALITADDVSESRPSPEMIILAMKKFGITDPKEVLKAGDSAIDIQEGKNAGCGMTIAVLSGAQTRAQLELALPDHILNNLSEAEHILF; from the coding sequence ATGAACATACAATTATTGGTTCTGGATATGGCCGGAACAACGATCGATGAAGATAATGTGGTGTATAAAACACTTACAAAAGCCGTTAATGACTATGGTTACGAAGTGACTTTAGATAAAGTGCTTGAAATCTGTGCCGGAATGGAAAAAGCGGAGGCTATTAAAAACTTACTCGAAAATATTGGCGGAAATACGGAAGATACTGAAGCCATATTCGAAAACTTTTCTGACGAATTGGCTCTTGCTTATAACGATTTCAACGTAAAACCCATTGCTGGAGTTGAAGAATTTTTGTTAAAAGTAAAATCTAAAGACAAAAAAGTAGTTCTAAATACCGGTTATACTCAGAAAATTGCTCAACAATTGCTTACAAAACTCAACTGGAAAATTGATGTTCATTATGATGCACTGATTACTGCCGACGATGTTTCTGAAAGCAGACCAAGTCCTGAAATGATCATCCTTGCAATGAAAAAATTCGGAATTACAGATCCGAAAGAGGTTTTGAAAGCCGGAGATTCTGCCATCGACATCCAAGAAGGAAAAAATGCAGGTTGTGGAATGACCATTGCCGTTCTGAGCGGTGCACAAACCAGAGCACAACTTGAATTGGCATTGCCCGATCATATTTTAAACAATCTTTCAGAAGCTGAACATATCCTTTTTTAA
- a CDS encoding TonB-dependent receptor: METIIKKSLFPLFACCTIFVSAQKQIVTGTVSDNSQPLPGATVKINGSSKIVITDVDGKFSVNDLKPGHYDLQFTYIGYEPQNMTVDLISDQSLDLGIISMFQKQKNIDEVVVTGSLKNSEARALNMQKNAINISNVIASDGIGKLPDRNAAETVQRVQGVSIERDQGEGRFVSLRGLPPFWASTTINGNRLPTAEEETTSRATAFDFFPTELISYVHVNKSFTPDMEADGIGGGVNFITKTPPMKTEFRGTLGTGYNAKSDKGVYNLGLLYGGRTKDKKFGYLVNFSHFIRNWSTDNFEARRSGDEGVFRMELRDYNGVRKTTGANAALEYVLSPKSTLYLKGMYGTLSDDETHYKHRVRFDKFSAANNTARVELQNIHNLLITELTSVSLGGVHQLNKSKIDWDLSYYNNLFKYGNIPDKQNNSYYVIKYTQSGVGINPDYISDKGNGPRAYWKADGGKLDLKDPDALFGFYSNPNFKMDASQMRFTDLEFYKVYVQEKDKIVAGFNHEINASDKLTLKYGLKYRDKERNARFSDIFYNWSNGTAPLLSDFGQHVTTQPNATKYLSEMNANIGNTFGPVLSTGGMDQFWLQNQGNLTINKTDSEALEYNKALGRNFDVFEKHADAYGMGTYKINDQITILGGVRLSNTHTKVKGYNVVDDVLTPVENTKNYLAFLPMLHLKYMINDKTNLRFAATRTFSRPNFGDLTPGGTYSEADNEFKGGNPNLNPTYSINLDLMGEYYFSNVGILSGGVFYKSITDPIFQDSFIGNYNGINGVQFSAPNNGKAAWLGGIELGINRRFDFLPGFLQYFGTQLNATFMTSEMEKPSGRMVKLPYQAKELYNIQLFFEKKGFNARLAYNHKGKFAVEYAEEDLYDSYYGKYSNLDFGTSYQINKHITVFADVNNILNKPLIYHFGKDEQRPEQVEYYGVRGNIGVKLNF; encoded by the coding sequence ATGGAAACAATTATAAAAAAATCTTTATTTCCTCTTTTTGCCTGCTGTACGATATTTGTATCGGCTCAAAAACAAATTGTCACCGGAACAGTTTCAGATAACAGTCAGCCACTTCCGGGCGCAACGGTTAAAATCAATGGAAGCTCAAAAATTGTAATCACGGATGTTGACGGAAAATTTTCTGTCAATGATCTTAAACCTGGTCACTACGATTTACAATTTACATACATCGGTTATGAACCTCAAAATATGACGGTTGATTTGATATCAGATCAGTCGCTTGATTTGGGAATCATTTCAATGTTTCAAAAACAGAAAAATATTGATGAGGTTGTAGTTACCGGATCTTTGAAAAACAGTGAAGCCCGTGCATTAAATATGCAGAAAAACGCAATCAATATTTCAAATGTCATCGCTTCAGACGGTATCGGAAAATTACCGGACAGAAACGCAGCGGAAACTGTACAGCGAGTTCAGGGTGTTTCCATCGAGCGTGATCAGGGCGAAGGAAGATTTGTTTCTTTAAGAGGACTTCCACCATTTTGGGCTTCAACGACCATCAATGGAAACAGACTTCCGACTGCTGAAGAAGAAACCACTTCGAGAGCTACCGCATTCGACTTTTTCCCTACTGAATTGATTTCTTATGTACACGTTAATAAATCGTTCACTCCTGATATGGAAGCAGACGGAATTGGCGGCGGTGTTAATTTTATCACCAAAACTCCTCCGATGAAAACCGAGTTCAGAGGGACTTTAGGAACGGGGTACAATGCAAAATCTGATAAAGGAGTTTACAATCTTGGATTGCTTTACGGAGGACGAACGAAAGATAAAAAATTCGGATATCTTGTTAATTTTTCACACTTCATCAGAAACTGGTCAACAGATAATTTTGAAGCAAGAAGAAGCGGTGACGAAGGAGTCTTCAGAATGGAACTTCGTGATTACAATGGGGTAAGAAAAACCACGGGAGCGAATGCAGCTTTAGAATACGTGTTGTCTCCGAAAAGCACCTTATATCTTAAAGGAATGTACGGAACTCTTTCAGATGACGAAACTCACTACAAACACAGAGTGAGATTTGATAAATTTAGTGCGGCCAACAACACGGCGAGAGTTGAGCTTCAGAATATTCACAATTTACTGATCACAGAACTGACTTCGGTTTCTTTGGGTGGAGTTCATCAGCTGAACAAAAGCAAAATCGACTGGGATCTTTCTTACTACAACAACCTTTTTAAATACGGAAATATTCCTGATAAGCAGAATAATTCTTACTACGTGATTAAATATACTCAAAGCGGTGTAGGAATCAATCCGGATTATATTTCAGATAAAGGAAACGGCCCGAGAGCTTACTGGAAAGCAGATGGCGGAAAATTAGATTTAAAAGATCCAGATGCATTATTTGGTTTTTACAGCAACCCGAATTTTAAGATGGATGCTTCTCAGATGAGGTTTACAGATTTGGAATTTTATAAAGTATACGTTCAGGAAAAAGATAAAATCGTAGCAGGTTTCAACCACGAAATTAACGCTTCTGACAAATTAACTTTAAAGTATGGTTTAAAATACCGTGATAAAGAACGTAACGCCCGTTTCTCTGATATTTTCTACAACTGGTCAAATGGTACCGCTCCATTATTATCAGATTTCGGTCAACATGTTACGACACAACCCAATGCTACAAAGTATTTGAGCGAAATGAATGCCAATATCGGAAATACTTTTGGTCCGGTACTTTCAACAGGCGGGATGGATCAGTTCTGGTTACAGAATCAGGGAAATTTAACTATTAATAAAACCGATTCTGAAGCGCTTGAATATAACAAGGCATTAGGAAGAAATTTCGATGTATTTGAAAAACATGCAGATGCTTACGGAATGGGAACCTATAAAATCAATGATCAGATAACCATTTTAGGAGGTGTAAGATTATCAAATACCCATACCAAAGTAAAAGGTTACAATGTTGTTGACGATGTTTTGACACCGGTAGAAAATACCAAAAACTATCTGGCCTTTTTACCGATGTTGCATTTGAAATATATGATCAACGATAAAACCAATTTACGATTTGCAGCGACACGTACTTTTTCAAGACCAAATTTTGGAGACCTTACTCCGGGAGGGACATACAGTGAAGCCGATAATGAGTTTAAAGGTGGAAATCCAAACCTGAACCCGACCTACTCTATCAACCTTGATTTAATGGGTGAATATTACTTTTCCAATGTCGGGATTTTAAGCGGAGGTGTTTTCTATAAATCAATCACAGATCCTATTTTTCAGGATTCTTTTATTGGAAATTATAACGGAATCAATGGCGTCCAATTCAGTGCTCCCAACAACGGAAAAGCAGCATGGTTAGGCGGAATCGAATTGGGAATCAACAGAAGGTTTGACTTCCTGCCGGGATTCCTTCAATATTTTGGAACACAGTTGAATGCAACTTTCATGACCTCTGAAATGGAAAAACCAAGCGGAAGAATGGTTAAACTTCCATATCAGGCGAAAGAACTCTACAATATTCAATTGTTTTTCGAGAAAAAAGGATTTAATGCAAGACTGGCTTACAATCATAAAGGAAAATTTGCAGTAGAATATGCCGAAGAAGATCTTTACGATTCATACTACGGAAAATACAGCAATCTTGACTTCGGAACTTCGTACCAAATCAACAAGCATATCACCGTCTTTGCAGATGTCAACAACATTCTGAACAAACCTTTGATCTATCATTTTGGAAAAGACGAACAAAGACCTGAACAGGTAGAATATTACGGTGTAAGAGGAAATATTGGGGTAAAACTTAATTTCTAA
- a CDS encoding DUF5690 family protein: MTSPSKNNTLNVTLKAAIAAFGVYFCMYAFRKPFAVASFSNLEFFGFDYKILIIIAQAVGYFISKFIGIKFISELKPQKRILFLLIFIGIAELALLGFAVVPAPYNILFMFINGIPLGMIWGIVFSYIEGRKTTEIIGLFLCSSFVVSSGVVKSAGKFLMDSFGISEFWMPFATGLIFIIPLIIFAVLLNKIPAPNEEDIALKKERKPLSEEERMSLVKKFFLPLVSITILYICLTVLRDFRDNFSREIWDEMSGNADSSVFTLTEVPISIMVLLILGFMVKVKNNRKAFAYYHYILFGGIILVAFSTILFQSNIISPFLWMMVSGFGMYLCYIPFNGIYFDRMIAAFKIKGNVGFFIYFVDAFGYLGSVSVLFLKNLGSQDRSWLHFYINLNYIITATVLIFSIIAFLAFQKKSRSKSNAEDEETSQVIRFDAFKI, encoded by the coding sequence ATGACCTCTCCATCAAAAAACAATACATTGAATGTAACTCTGAAAGCGGCGATCGCTGCTTTCGGGGTCTACTTCTGCATGTATGCGTTCAGAAAACCTTTTGCTGTAGCCTCATTCAGCAATTTAGAGTTTTTTGGTTTTGATTATAAAATCTTAATCATCATAGCACAAGCGGTTGGTTATTTTATTTCAAAATTTATCGGAATTAAATTTATTTCGGAACTAAAACCTCAGAAAAGAATTCTTTTTCTTTTGATTTTTATCGGAATTGCCGAACTGGCTTTGTTAGGTTTTGCAGTCGTTCCTGCGCCATACAATATTTTGTTCATGTTCATCAACGGAATTCCTCTCGGAATGATCTGGGGAATTGTATTCTCTTATATTGAAGGAAGAAAAACCACCGAAATTATTGGCTTATTTCTTTGTTCAAGCTTTGTAGTTTCTTCAGGAGTAGTAAAATCTGCCGGAAAATTTTTAATGGACAGTTTCGGAATTTCGGAATTCTGGATGCCGTTTGCAACAGGTTTGATTTTCATTATTCCATTAATCATTTTTGCTGTTTTATTGAATAAAATTCCAGCTCCGAATGAAGAAGATATTGCTTTGAAAAAAGAAAGAAAACCTTTGAGTGAAGAAGAAAGAATGTCTCTGGTGAAAAAGTTTTTCCTTCCTTTGGTTAGCATCACGATTCTTTACATTTGTCTGACAGTTTTAAGGGATTTCCGGGACAATTTCAGCCGTGAGATCTGGGATGAGATGAGCGGTAATGCAGATAGTTCGGTTTTCACTTTGACAGAAGTTCCGATTTCGATAATGGTTTTACTGATTCTCGGATTTATGGTCAAAGTAAAAAATAACAGGAAAGCCTTTGCTTACTATCATTACATTCTTTTTGGCGGAATTATTTTAGTGGCGTTCTCCACGATTTTATTTCAGAGCAACATCATTTCTCCATTTTTATGGATGATGGTATCGGGTTTCGGAATGTACCTCTGTTATATTCCTTTTAACGGAATTTATTTTGACCGGATGATTGCCGCTTTTAAAATTAAAGGAAATGTCGGTTTTTTCATCTACTTCGTGGACGCCTTTGGATATTTGGGAAGCGTTTCGGTGCTGTTTCTGAAAAACTTAGGCTCTCAAGATCGCTCGTGGCTTCATTTTTATATTAATCTCAATTATATCATCACAGCCACAGTTTTAATTTTTTCAATTATTGCTTTTTTAGCATTCCAAAAAAAATCAAGGTCAAAATCAAATGCTGAAGACGAAGAAACATCACAGGTAATTCGTTTTGATGCTTTTAAAATTTAA
- a CDS encoding PLP-dependent aminotransferase family protein, with the protein MQKYKYQIFTSVIEEQIKNGTFSSGDRLPSVREIKEKFKLSTSSVQNGYDYLVMKGYVDNRPRSGFFVSLKHDDAIPDHLSKFPKVVRDSDFSKKLKLTSKAGKFSEQSSFNAAAPNDLLIPQKLILRKIQEVIREKGASILRYYPTNGSEILKQQIASRASKYGCSYNEEELIITDGALQALYIALASVTQSGDVIAVESPCVFSVLEVISNLKLKIIEIPVYYKTGFDVDYLKDILNKSNIRTVVLTPNFHNPTGILMSDEAKKELALMANSHQIPIIENDIYGDLYFEGDRPSTIHQFDKNGWVMTYSSFSKTLAPGIRLGWLNAGRFFAQAERLKFSLGRSVAPIYQELMIKILDGNIYDRHLRTLRRQLEIQSVEILNTLKANFPEASYFHRPMGGYSIWGKLTENVDMEKFTAYCERERIAFTPGFTFTYSDAYSHHFRVVFAEKITSESFLALKKAGENISFLR; encoded by the coding sequence ATGCAGAAATATAAATATCAAATTTTCACATCAGTAATCGAAGAACAAATCAAAAATGGAACTTTCAGCTCAGGTGATCGTTTGCCTTCAGTGCGGGAAATCAAAGAAAAATTTAAGCTGAGTACCAGTTCTGTGCAAAATGGTTATGATTATCTTGTCATGAAAGGTTATGTAGACAACCGACCTCGTTCAGGATTTTTTGTCAGTTTAAAACATGATGATGCGATTCCTGATCATTTATCAAAATTTCCTAAAGTTGTAAGAGATTCAGATTTTAGTAAGAAATTAAAGCTGACTTCAAAGGCAGGTAAATTTTCTGAACAGTCATCATTTAATGCTGCTGCTCCAAATGATTTGCTTATTCCTCAAAAATTGATTTTAAGGAAAATACAGGAAGTAATTCGGGAAAAAGGTGCGTCAATTTTAAGATATTATCCCACAAACGGATCGGAAATTTTAAAACAACAGATTGCTTCTCGTGCTTCAAAGTATGGCTGCTCATATAATGAGGAAGAACTCATTATTACTGATGGAGCATTGCAGGCACTTTACATTGCGCTGGCTTCCGTTACGCAATCGGGAGATGTGATTGCTGTGGAAAGTCCCTGTGTTTTCTCTGTTTTAGAAGTAATCTCAAATTTAAAACTAAAAATAATTGAGATTCCTGTGTATTATAAAACCGGATTTGATGTTGATTATTTGAAGGATATTTTAAATAAAAGTAATATTCGTACGGTTGTACTTACACCCAATTTTCATAATCCGACCGGGATTTTGATGTCTGATGAAGCTAAGAAAGAACTTGCATTGATGGCGAACAGTCATCAGATTCCGATTATTGAAAATGATATTTATGGAGATCTTTATTTTGAAGGGGACAGACCTTCTACGATTCATCAATTTGATAAAAACGGTTGGGTAATGACCTATTCATCTTTTTCTAAAACTTTAGCGCCGGGAATTCGTTTAGGCTGGCTGAATGCAGGACGTTTTTTTGCGCAGGCTGAGCGATTAAAGTTTTCTTTGGGAAGATCGGTTGCTCCCATTTATCAGGAATTAATGATTAAAATTTTAGATGGAAATATTTATGACAGACACCTTCGTACTTTGAGAAGACAATTGGAAATTCAGTCAGTAGAAATATTGAATACTTTAAAAGCAAACTTTCCTGAAGCTTCCTACTTTCACAGGCCAATGGGTGGTTACAGCATTTGGGGTAAACTTACTGAGAATGTAGATATGGAAAAATTTACAGCTTACTGTGAACGTGAGAGAATTGCTTTTACTCCGGGATTTACATTTACCTATAGCGATGCCTACAGTCATCACTTCAGAGTAGTATTCGCAGAAAAAATAACATCTGAAAGTTTTTTAGCACTGAAAAAAGCAGGTGAAAATATCAGTTTTTTACGGTGA
- a CDS encoding TIGR02117 family protein produces the protein MSAKIIFIYILKTIGILIGIIVVYCLLGYLLPFIEVSAKDDGEKKEIPIYIYTNGVHTDIVMPVKNDLYDWSSKIPFENTTSKRTDYNYVGIGWGDKGFYLDTPTWADLKFSTAVKAAFWMSESAMHTSFYKTMTEASDCKKIMISKKQYLDLVKFIDSKFDKDANGNYLLIPTKAVYSDNDAFYDAQGSYSFLNTCNTWANDALKAAGQKAAWWTPTDYGIFLHYK, from the coding sequence ATGAGTGCGAAAATTATATTCATTTATATTCTAAAAACCATCGGAATTCTCATAGGAATTATTGTTGTCTATTGCCTTTTGGGATATTTGCTTCCCTTTATTGAAGTTTCTGCCAAAGATGACGGTGAGAAAAAAGAAATTCCCATTTACATTTACACCAACGGTGTTCATACGGACATTGTGATGCCGGTTAAGAACGATTTGTACGATTGGAGTTCTAAAATACCTTTTGAAAATACAACCTCAAAGAGAACGGATTATAATTATGTAGGAATCGGCTGGGGCGACAAAGGTTTTTATCTCGATACACCAACCTGGGCAGACCTGAAATTTTCAACGGCAGTAAAAGCTGCATTTTGGATGAGCGAATCTGCCATGCATACGTCATTCTACAAAACAATGACCGAAGCTTCCGACTGCAAAAAAATAATGATCAGCAAAAAACAATATCTAGATTTGGTGAAATTTATCGATTCTAAATTTGATAAAGATGCCAACGGAAATTATCTCCTGATTCCGACAAAAGCAGTGTACAGCGATAACGATGCGTTTTATGATGCGCAGGGAAGTTATAGCTTTTTAAATACCTGCAATACCTGGGCAAATGATGCGCTGAAAGCTGCAGGACAAAAAGCTGCATGGTGGACGCCAACAGACTACGGTATTTTCTTACATTATAAATAA
- a CDS encoding TIGR03364 family FAD-dependent oxidoreductase, which translates to MNTQYDLIVVGGGILGTFHAYHALQKNLKVAILERNSIPQGATVRNFGQVVPSGMDIKWQNFGKESLNIYKDLQSKADLTVRQNGSVYIASNDEELQLIEELSQINKNNDYESVILSKSECIQKFDGLRSDYCKGGLFFPQEISVDSGEMIVKLHQYLKNQEGLDIFYNTTVVETTENNSQCTVVTAEGKKIHSSKIIICGGHEFKTLYPEVFNESDLEVSKLQMLQTKPQGIYSLPGNILTGLSIRRYESFTECESFAKIKEGEDKNSFEKKFGIHILFKQALDGSVIIGDSHEYADAKNADDLGYDLNMDIDEFMINEAKKIIDLPTYEIQRRWFGIYSQCKTKDIFEHNVSPNIHIVTGIGGKGMTGSGGYSKFNINTIFS; encoded by the coding sequence ATGAATACTCAATATGATTTAATCGTTGTAGGTGGTGGAATCTTAGGAACCTTCCACGCTTATCACGCATTACAAAAAAACTTGAAAGTCGCTATTCTGGAAAGAAATTCTATTCCACAGGGCGCAACCGTAAGAAATTTCGGACAGGTCGTTCCATCCGGAATGGACATCAAATGGCAGAATTTCGGAAAAGAAAGTTTAAATATTTATAAAGATCTGCAATCCAAAGCCGATCTTACCGTAAGACAAAATGGTTCTGTATATATTGCTTCCAACGATGAAGAACTTCAGTTGATTGAAGAACTTTCGCAGATCAATAAAAACAACGATTACGAATCGGTCATTCTTTCTAAAAGTGAATGCATTCAGAAGTTTGACGGTCTGAGATCTGATTACTGCAAAGGCGGATTGTTTTTCCCTCAGGAAATTTCAGTTGATTCGGGCGAAATGATTGTAAAACTTCATCAATATCTGAAAAATCAAGAAGGTCTGGATATTTTCTACAATACCACTGTGGTAGAAACCACTGAAAATAATTCTCAATGTACTGTTGTGACTGCAGAAGGAAAGAAAATTCATTCTTCAAAAATCATCATTTGCGGCGGACATGAGTTTAAAACTTTGTATCCTGAAGTTTTTAATGAAAGTGATCTCGAAGTCAGCAAACTGCAAATGCTTCAGACCAAACCCCAGGGGATCTATTCGCTGCCGGGAAATATTCTCACCGGACTTTCCATCAGAAGATACGAGTCATTTACTGAATGTGAATCTTTTGCCAAAATAAAGGAAGGTGAAGACAAAAACTCATTTGAAAAGAAATTCGGAATTCACATTTTATTCAAACAGGCTTTAGACGGTTCAGTCATTATTGGCGATTCTCACGAATATGCAGATGCAAAAAATGCAGACGACCTCGGTTATGATTTAAATATGGACATCGACGAATTTATGATCAATGAAGCTAAAAAAATTATCGATTTGCCAACCTACGAAATCCAGAGAAGATGGTTTGGCATTTATTCTCAGTGCAAAACCAAAGATATTTTCGAGCACAATGTATCGCCCAACATTCATATCGTGACAGGTATCGGCGGAAAAGGAATGACCGGAAGCGGGGGTTATTCAAAATTTAATATCAATACAATTTTTTCTTAA
- a CDS encoding alkaline phosphatase family protein — translation MKTKFLSLLVMTGALMTAQTKKVLFIGIDGCRPDVMMSSNTPNIQGLLPTAVYSLDAITLAPTISGNGWSSMLTGVGLDKHNVPDNNFTNPNYANYRDFLTRIETYNPNLRTISLVHWAPINNNIINTADVKTNFSTDLAVKNAAVNALQNDNPDVLFVDFDDVDGAGHSYGFTSASSQYVNSIQLTDTYIGEILTAMKNRSTYNNENWLVVVTTDHGGEGAAHGGGNLTERDIFSIYSNPSFTPQQISKTQNQNTPTYNRLNFPAGTYAKPSVQSSFNFGASQDFTIEFWVKPNANYSSDPVFIGNKNWNSGTNKGFVISGYSGQTFKMNIGDGSNRLDLTGGKLITNQWKHIAVTFDRDGLATMYDDGVPVTVGKMNNIGDITSNLPLTINQDGTNTYGVNLAASYKDVRIWNAKLSNEAIVQWANQDVTSSHPFYSNLLANYKMTEVSGNTLTDSGPLGNNATITGSPTRNLQTSETFTIQNYLNTPRQTDHFPTVLNWLCIPVQSSWGIDGVNRIPVCNTAVLSVNDAEKKQNELVIYPNPASNEINIRFSSLDKKLTLNIIDAKGSIVSVKELSSSNSQYNQKINTEFLSAGVYFVQIKGDKTSFSKSFIKR, via the coding sequence ATGAAAACAAAATTTCTTTCTCTTTTGGTAATGACCGGTGCATTAATGACCGCACAGACCAAAAAAGTCCTATTTATCGGGATAGATGGCTGCAGGCCTGATGTGATGATGTCATCCAACACTCCGAACATCCAGGGATTATTACCGACTGCAGTATATTCTTTAGATGCCATTACATTAGCACCAACCATCAGCGGAAACGGCTGGAGTTCTATGCTTACAGGAGTGGGTCTAGATAAGCACAACGTGCCGGACAACAATTTCACCAATCCAAACTATGCTAATTATCGTGATTTTTTAACCAGAATTGAAACATACAATCCTAATTTGAGAACCATTTCTTTAGTTCACTGGGCACCAATTAACAACAATATCATCAACACTGCTGATGTAAAAACAAACTTTTCAACAGATCTTGCAGTAAAAAATGCAGCAGTTAATGCACTTCAAAATGACAATCCGGATGTACTTTTCGTTGATTTTGATGATGTGGATGGTGCAGGACATTCATACGGTTTTACTTCAGCTTCATCGCAATATGTGAATTCTATTCAACTTACAGATACTTATATCGGTGAAATTCTGACAGCAATGAAAAACAGAAGCACTTATAATAACGAAAACTGGTTGGTTGTAGTCACTACCGATCACGGTGGAGAAGGTGCTGCACATGGAGGAGGAAATCTTACTGAAAGAGATATTTTTTCAATCTATTCAAACCCATCTTTCACGCCTCAGCAAATCAGCAAAACTCAAAACCAAAATACTCCAACGTATAACCGTCTGAATTTCCCTGCAGGAACGTATGCAAAGCCTTCAGTTCAAAGCAGTTTTAATTTCGGTGCAAGTCAGGATTTCACCATTGAATTTTGGGTGAAACCAAACGCTAACTATAGCAGCGACCCAGTATTCATCGGCAATAAAAACTGGAACAGCGGGACAAACAAAGGTTTTGTAATTTCAGGATATTCAGGACAGACCTTTAAAATGAATATTGGCGATGGAAGCAACAGACTGGATCTGACTGGAGGAAAATTAATAACAAACCAGTGGAAACATATCGCTGTAACGTTCGACAGAGACGGTCTTGCGACAATGTACGACGATGGCGTTCCTGTAACTGTTGGGAAAATGAATAATATCGGTGATATCACTTCTAATTTACCATTAACCATCAATCAGGACGGAACCAATACTTATGGTGTTAATTTGGCTGCTTCTTATAAAGATGTAAGAATTTGGAATGCAAAATTATCGAATGAAGCTATAGTTCAATGGGCAAATCAGGATGTTACAAGCTCGCATCCTTTCTACTCTAATCTTTTAGCAAATTATAAAATGACTGAAGTTTCAGGAAATACTTTGACAGATTCAGGACCATTAGGTAATAATGCAACCATTACAGGCTCTCCGACGAGAAATCTTCAGACCTCAGAAACATTTACCATTCAAAACTACCTGAATACACCGAGACAGACCGACCACTTCCCTACTGTGCTCAATTGGCTATGTATTCCGGTGCAATCATCTTGGGGAATTGATGGTGTAAACAGAATCCCTGTGTGCAATACAGCAGTACTTTCTGTAAATGATGCTGAGAAAAAACAAAATGAATTGGTTATTTACCCAAATCCAGCGAGTAATGAAATCAATATAAGATTTAGTTCACTTGATAAAAAACTGACATTAAATATTATTGATGCAAAAGGAAGTATTGTTTCTGTAAAGGAATTATCATCTTCAAATTCTCAATACAATCAAAAAATAAATACTGAATTTTTATCTGCCGGAGTTTATTTTGTTCAGATCAAAGGTGACAAAACTTCTTTTTCTAAATCTTTTATAAAAAGGTAA